Proteins found in one Dermacentor silvarum isolate Dsil-2018 chromosome 8, BIME_Dsil_1.4, whole genome shotgun sequence genomic segment:
- the LOC119460889 gene encoding protein argonaute-2-like isoform X1: MQAEGFRGRGRGRGRGRGGGNRGRGQSQSNRPQPQETAELSHTPPRTKYPTPDTPPPTPPDMPRSSGNRPPERCSDGSTTTSALELAGLRVQLPAVSTQFPRRPDYGMVGRRIDIVANHFEVVLPTGNMYHYDVDIGVRKQGGSVQSVISKDCKRRVFMLLVKQHAKHLKGNLPAFDGQKNMYTRSALGFERQTFTVIMEEEGRSKPDEFVVKIQFAAQLDLSLMQQLYNGQSKTPEVPKAVVQALEIILRYGPSTLLAVVGRSLFRQPVANASLGGGLELWHGFQTSLRPGQWKPFVNVNTMVTAFFEPGPLVDLMGKILGDRRGDLDIKQVVKLQDVQILQLNKKLKRLKVHVTHLPYRRKYVIEKLTAAPASRLTFGDPPMTVAQYFAQKYRPLRYPNLPCIEVGSKKNYIPVEVCEVIPGQHCKRKLDENQTSMVVRKAAVPPSERFRNIEEDVKSCIAANKPYLDHFGIRMSAKPVALSARVLPAPDVVYKNEQLAHPANGAWELQNKQFIQAASMTVWTIVTTCNPRFCPEDAIDNFVSMMRQHGTDLGMTVKPPAKITYCKPSADPKWVLCEQKKQFPDLQIVFVILAGNGRNSPFYSPLKNVAETELGIVTQCVTDQSITKRCNRATVLNILQKVNAKLGGINNTIPQEVKTIVFNRPVIIMGADVTHPAPTEMNKPSIAAVVASVDRYAFRYIATFRIQKQNTVAKARIEIIEDMKNIAKDLLMSFYQINNKVKPEKIIFYRDGVSEGQFSQVQRYELAALREACTALESSYQPGITFLTVQKRHQTRFMPRNRNDGSGKHGNVPPGTVVDTVVTHPVDFDFFLCSHFGIQGTSRPAHYYVLWDDNDFKADTLQKLTYGLCHTYARCSRSVSIPTPVYYAHHATKRAKCYVDARTDSSDSGSSSSGSMLPTSILDDAVKIAKLMERKMFFI; the protein is encoded by the exons ATGCAGGCAGAAGGATTTCGAGGCCGAGGAAGAGGCCGCGGTAGAGGCAGAGGTGGTGGAAACCGAGGCAGAGGCCAATCACAGAGCAACAGGCCACAGCCACAGGAAACAGCAGAGCTGTCACACACACCACCCCGTACAA AGTATCCAACGCCTGATACACCACCGCCTACTCCACCTGACATGCCCAGATCTAGTGGAAACCGACCACCAGAAAGGTGTAGCGATGGAAGCACTACTACATCCGCTCTGGAACTAGCTGGCCTGCGTGTTCAGCTGCCTGCTGTCAGCACTCAATTCCCCCGTCGTCCTGATTACGGGATGGTTGGACGTCGCATTGATATAGTTGCAAATCATTTTGAAGTAGTGCTACCCACAGGGAACATGTACCACTACGACGTAGACATAGGCGTTCGCAAACAAGGGGGGAGTGTGCAGTCTGTGATATCAAAGGATTGCAAGCGTCGTGTCTTTATGCTTCTTGTGAAGCAACATGCCAAGCATTTAAAAGGCAACTTGCCTGCATTTGATGGCCAGAAAAACATGTATACTAGAAGTGCCCTTGGCTTTGAAAGGCAAACATTCACTGTCATTATGGAAGAAGAAGGTCGCTCAAAACCAGACGAGTTTGTGGTGAAGATACAGTTTGCAGCACAGCTAGATCTCAGTCTTATGCAACAGCTTTACAATGGTCAATCGAAGACGCCAGAAGTGCCAAAAGCTGTAGTGCAGGCTTTGGAAATTATCCTCCGGTATGGTCCATCTACCCTTCTTGCAGTTGTGGGCAGGTCTCTCTTCAGGCAACCTGTAGCCAATGCATCTCTTGGTGGTGGCCTTGAGCTGTGGCATGGCTTCCAGACTAGCCTGCGACCTGGACAATGGAAACCTTTTGTGAATGTTAACACAATGGTAACTGCATTTTTTGAGCCAGGGCCCCTAGTGGATCTTATGGGCAAGATATTAGGTGACCGGAGAGGTGACTTGGACATAAAGCAAGTTGTCAAACTGCAGGATGTCCAGATCCTCCAGCTGAACAAGAAGCTGAAAAGGTTGAAAGTGCACGTGACCCACTTGCCTTATCGCCGCAAGTATGTCATTGAAAAGTTGACTGCTGCTCCAGCGAGCCGGCTCACTTTTGGTGATCCTCCCATGACAGTTGCTCAGTACTTTGCTCAGAAGTATAGGCCACTGCGGTATCCAAACCTTCCATGTATTGAAGTTGGTTCCAAGAAAAACTACATTCCCGTGGAGGTTTGCGAGGTCATTCCCGGCCAACATTGCAAACGCAAGCTGGACGAGAACCAAACCAGCATGGTCGTTAGAAAGGCAGCTGTGCCTCCATCTGAGAGGTTTCGAAACATTGAAGAGGATGTCAAAAGCTGCATTGCTGCAAACAAGCCTTACTTGGATCACTTTGGCATCCGCATGAGTGCGAAGCCGGTGGCGCTTTCAGCCAGAGTGCTGCCCGCACCTGACGTAGTGTACAAAAATGAACAGCTGGCTCATCCTGCCAATGGCGCATGGGAGCTCCAGAACAAGCAGTTCATCCAAGCTGCCAGTATGACTGTCTGGACTATAGTGACCACTTGCAACCCTCGTTTCTGTCCTGAAGATGCGATTGACAATTTTGTGTCCATGATGAGGCAACATGGCACCGATCTAGGTATGACTGTAAAACCACCAGCTAAGATCACATATTGCAAGCCCAGTGCCGATCCTAAATGGGTGCTCTGCGAACAGAAAAAACAATTTCCAGACCTTCAGATTGTTTTCGTTATCCTCGCTGGCAATGGCAGAAATTCTCCATTTTACAGTCCGCTGAAAAATGTTGCAGAAACTGAACTTGGCATTGTGACACAGTGTGTTACAGACCAAAGTATCACAAAAAGATGCAACCGTGCAACAGTTCTCAACATCCTTCAGAAGGTTAACGCAAAGTTGGGTGGCATCAACAACACGATTCCACAAGAAGTAAAGACCATAGTTTTCAACCGCCCAGTCATTATAATGGGCGCTGATGTGACTCACCCGGCACCGACAGAAATGAACAAGCCTTCCATTGCAGCTGTTGTCGCAAGTGTGGACCGTTATGCATTCCGCTACATTGCCACTTTTCGCATCCAGAAGCAGAACACGGTAGCAAAAGCACGCATTGAAATCATTGAAGACATGAAAAACATTGCAAAGGACCTTCTTATGAGCTTCTACCAAATAAACAACAAAGTGAAACCTGAGAAGATCATCTTCTATCGAGATGGAGTCAGTGAGGGGCAGTTCAGCCAAGTCCAGCGGTATGAACTTGCTGCCTTGCGAGAAGCGTGCACAGCACTGGAGTCCAGCTATCAGCCTGGCATCACCTTTCTCACTGTGCAGAAAAGACACCAGACTCGCTTCATGCCAAGGAACAGGAATGATGGCAGCGGAAAGCATGGTAATGTGCCTCCAGGCACTGTCGTTGACACGGTTGTCACCCACcctgtcgactttgacttctttCTTTGCTCACACTTTGGTATCCAAGGCACCAGCCGCCCTGCCCACTACTATGTGCTCTGGGATGACAATGATTTCAAAGCGGACACGCTTCAGAAGCTCACGTATGGTCTCTGTCACACGTATGCCCGTTGCTCTCGATCAGTGTCCATTCCCACGCCAGTCTACTACGCCCACCATGCCACAAAGCGGGCGAAGTGCTATGTAGACGCTCGCACTGACTCTTCCGATTCTGGGAGCAGCTCTAGTGGTTCCATGCTACCGACTTCCATCCTCGATGATGCTGTTAAGATAGCAAAGCTGATggagaggaaaatgttttttaTCTGA
- the LOC119460889 gene encoding protein argonaute-2-like isoform X2: protein MQAEGFRGRGRGRGRGRGGGNRGRGQSQSNRPQPQETADLSHTPPLAKYPTPDTPPPTPPDMPRSSGNRPPERCSDGSTTTSALELAGLRVQLPAVSTQFPRRPDYGMVGRRIDIVANHFEVVLPTGNMYHYDVDIGVRKQGGSVQSVISKDCKRRVFMLLVKQHAKHLKGNLPAFDGQKNMYTRSALGFERQTFTVIMEEEGRSKPDEFVVKIQFAAQLDLSLMQQLYNGQSKTPEVPKAVVQALEIILRYGPSTLLAVVGRSLFRQPVANASLGGGLELWHGFQTSLRPGQWKPFVNVNTMVTAFFEPGPLVDLMGKILGDRRGDLDIKQVVKLQDVQILQLNKKLKRLKVHVTHLPYRRKYVIEKLTAAPASRLTFGDPPMTVAQYFAQKYRPLRYPNLPCIEVGSKKNYIPVEVCEVIPGQHCKRKLDENQTSMVVRKAAVPPSERFRNIEEDVKSCIAANKPYLDHFGIRMSAKPVALSARVLPAPDVVYKNEQLAHPANGAWELQNKQFIQAASMTVWTIVTTCNPRFCPEDAIDNFVSMMRQHGTDLGMTVKPPAKITYCKPSADPKWVLCEQKKQFPDLQIVFVILAGNGRNSPFYSPLKNVAETELGIVTQCVTDQSITKRCNRATVLNILQKVNAKLGGINNTIPQEVKTIVFNRPVIIMGADVTHPAPTEMNKPSIAAVVASVDRYAFRYIATFRIQKQNTVAKARIEIIEDMKNIAKDLLMSFYQINNKVKPEKIIFYRDGVSEGQFSQVQRYELAALREACTALESSYQPGITFLTVQKRHQTRFMPRNRNDGSGKHGNVPPGTVVDTVVTHPVDFDFFLCSHFGIQGTSRPAHYYVLWDDNDFKADTLQKLTYGLCHTYARCSRSVSIPTPVYYAHHATKRAKCYVDARTDSSDSGSSSSGSMLPTSILDDAVKIAKLMERKMFFI from the coding sequence AGTATCCAACGCCTGATACACCACCGCCTACTCCACCTGACATGCCCAGATCTAGTGGAAACCGACCACCAGAAAGGTGTAGCGATGGAAGCACTACTACATCCGCTCTGGAACTAGCTGGCCTGCGTGTTCAGCTGCCTGCTGTCAGCACTCAATTCCCCCGTCGTCCTGATTACGGGATGGTTGGACGTCGCATTGATATAGTTGCAAATCATTTTGAAGTAGTGCTACCCACAGGGAACATGTACCACTACGACGTAGACATAGGCGTTCGCAAACAAGGGGGGAGTGTGCAGTCTGTGATATCAAAGGATTGCAAGCGTCGTGTCTTTATGCTTCTTGTGAAGCAACATGCCAAGCATTTAAAAGGCAACTTGCCTGCATTTGATGGCCAGAAAAACATGTATACTAGAAGTGCCCTTGGCTTTGAAAGGCAAACATTCACTGTCATTATGGAAGAAGAAGGTCGCTCAAAACCAGACGAGTTTGTGGTGAAGATACAGTTTGCAGCACAGCTAGATCTCAGTCTTATGCAACAGCTTTACAATGGTCAATCGAAGACGCCAGAAGTGCCAAAAGCTGTAGTGCAGGCTTTGGAAATTATCCTCCGGTATGGTCCATCTACCCTTCTTGCAGTTGTGGGCAGGTCTCTCTTCAGGCAACCTGTAGCCAATGCATCTCTTGGTGGTGGCCTTGAGCTGTGGCATGGCTTCCAGACTAGCCTGCGACCTGGACAATGGAAACCTTTTGTGAATGTTAACACAATGGTAACTGCATTTTTTGAGCCAGGGCCCCTAGTGGATCTTATGGGCAAGATATTAGGTGACCGGAGAGGTGACTTGGACATAAAGCAAGTTGTCAAACTGCAGGATGTCCAGATCCTCCAGCTGAACAAGAAGCTGAAAAGGTTGAAAGTGCACGTGACCCACTTGCCTTATCGCCGCAAGTATGTCATTGAAAAGTTGACTGCTGCTCCAGCGAGCCGGCTCACTTTTGGTGATCCTCCCATGACAGTTGCTCAGTACTTTGCTCAGAAGTATAGGCCACTGCGGTATCCAAACCTTCCATGTATTGAAGTTGGTTCCAAGAAAAACTACATTCCCGTGGAGGTTTGCGAGGTCATTCCCGGCCAACATTGCAAACGCAAGCTGGACGAGAACCAAACCAGCATGGTCGTTAGAAAGGCAGCTGTGCCTCCATCTGAGAGGTTTCGAAACATTGAAGAGGATGTCAAAAGCTGCATTGCTGCAAACAAGCCTTACTTGGATCACTTTGGCATCCGCATGAGTGCGAAGCCGGTGGCGCTTTCAGCCAGAGTGCTGCCCGCACCTGACGTAGTGTACAAAAATGAACAGCTGGCTCATCCTGCCAATGGCGCATGGGAGCTCCAGAACAAGCAGTTCATCCAAGCTGCCAGTATGACTGTCTGGACTATAGTGACCACTTGCAACCCTCGTTTCTGTCCTGAAGATGCGATTGACAATTTTGTGTCCATGATGAGGCAACATGGCACCGATCTAGGTATGACTGTAAAACCACCAGCTAAGATCACATATTGCAAGCCCAGTGCCGATCCTAAATGGGTGCTCTGCGAACAGAAAAAACAATTTCCAGACCTTCAGATTGTTTTCGTTATCCTCGCTGGCAATGGCAGAAATTCTCCATTTTACAGTCCGCTGAAAAATGTTGCAGAAACTGAACTTGGCATTGTGACACAGTGTGTTACAGACCAAAGTATCACAAAAAGATGCAACCGTGCAACAGTTCTCAACATCCTTCAGAAGGTTAACGCAAAGTTGGGTGGCATCAACAACACGATTCCACAAGAAGTAAAGACCATAGTTTTCAACCGCCCAGTCATTATAATGGGCGCTGATGTGACTCACCCGGCACCGACAGAAATGAACAAGCCTTCCATTGCAGCTGTTGTCGCAAGTGTGGACCGTTATGCATTCCGCTACATTGCCACTTTTCGCATCCAGAAGCAGAACACGGTAGCAAAAGCACGCATTGAAATCATTGAAGACATGAAAAACATTGCAAAGGACCTTCTTATGAGCTTCTACCAAATAAACAACAAAGTGAAACCTGAGAAGATCATCTTCTATCGAGATGGAGTCAGTGAGGGGCAGTTCAGCCAAGTCCAGCGGTATGAACTTGCTGCCTTGCGAGAAGCGTGCACAGCACTGGAGTCCAGCTATCAGCCTGGCATCACCTTTCTCACTGTGCAGAAAAGACACCAGACTCGCTTCATGCCAAGGAACAGGAATGATGGCAGCGGAAAGCATGGTAATGTGCCTCCAGGCACTGTCGTTGACACGGTTGTCACCCACcctgtcgactttgacttctttCTTTGCTCACACTTTGGTATCCAAGGCACCAGCCGCCCTGCCCACTACTATGTGCTCTGGGATGACAATGATTTCAAAGCGGACACGCTTCAGAAGCTCACGTATGGTCTCTGTCACACGTATGCCCGTTGCTCTCGATCAGTGTCCATTCCCACGCCAGTCTACTACGCCCACCATGCCACAAAGCGGGCGAAGTGCTATGTAGACGCTCGCACTGACTCTTCCGATTCTGGGAGCAGCTCTAGTGGTTCCATGCTACCGACTTCCATCCTCGATGATGCTGTTAAGATAGCAAAGCTGATggagaggaaaatgttttttaTCTGA